A DNA window from Coffea arabica cultivar ET-39 chromosome 6c, Coffea Arabica ET-39 HiFi, whole genome shotgun sequence contains the following coding sequences:
- the LOC113693114 gene encoding uncharacterized protein produces MAEFVSDNPNIFEELGRYLKRQGKEKAESSKRRPTNSPEVPSGEDSDEGRLSRSTSRRTSSKATSKIASISLAFFRGLLGKRAEDPPRRPGSLASDYMRAPPFTDDINGKMVPPNFKLPNLHTYDGRSDPENHLRAFISAFRLYCVPDAVICRVFPIFLYGTVRKWLWSLEPRSISSLDELIDRFIHRFVSSQPITKTSAYLLNLQQIPGESLRSYAQRFNEENVQIPDQNEQVIIAAFTNGLIAGIFNTEIHRDYPRTLRKLWEQVDQGIQSEDVNRMKRKAQAARTGQESRRRKDTGRAEQGPGSSSSQFRDRRSVFDRIVKGRSSTSDAELTPLNSSRSHVLAVMRQNHLGRTPPEIPGRRDKRNSNLYCAYHRDVGHETEDCNDLKREIENLIRQGYLKQFIRKDGGFNRSASHRESRDPHREDRRDTKFQCRDPEDRKGDQRPPRDGSPGYGPNIVGVINTISGGPTGGDSQNSRKRTYRQTSMEVAEPSFKLSEDITYGPRDPVPAASSNHETLVIEIITNNYIVKKVYVDPESSVDVLYYRTFESLKLTREQFTPVRTPLVGFGGHVVHPEGMVTLMVTIGCHPRCRTVLVSFAVVKADSPYNMLIGRPTLNALRAVYSTYHLSFKFSTPAGVAEVSSDVGAARECYLATIQAAVTPRPYRGQKKRD; encoded by the coding sequence atggccgaattcgtATCAGACAACCCTAACATTTTTGAGGAATTAGGGAGATACCTCAAAAGGCAGGGGAAAGAAAAGGCCGAGTCTTCCAAGCGGAGGCCAACGAATTCTCCTGAAGTGCCCTCAGGTGAGGACTCTGATGAGGGGCGTCTTTCTCGGAGTACCTCTAGGCGCACCTCTTCCAAGGCAACCTCCAAAATTGCCTCCATCTCCCTGGCGTTTTTCCGGGGACTGCTAGGGAAACGGGCCGAGGACCCACCTCGGCGTCCCGGAAGCCTAGCTTCTGACTACATGAGGGCTCCGCCCTTCACTGATGACATCAATGGGAAAATGGTGCCCCCGAATTTTAAACTTCCAAACTTGCACACCTATGACGGCCGAAGTGACCCCGAGAATCACCTCCGCGCCTTCATCTCCGCATTCCGACTCTACTGCGTCCCCGACGCCGTGATCTGTCGGGTTTTCCCCATCTTCCTATATGGGACTGTCCGGAAGTGGTTATGGAGTTTAGAACCAAGGAGCATTTCCTCCCTGGATGAGCTGATAGACCGGTTCATCCACCGCTTTGTGTCGTCCCAACCCATTACTAAAACTTCAGCTTACCTCCTGAATTTGCAACAGATTCCCGGCGAGTCACTGCGCTCATATGCGCAGAGGTTCAATGAGGAGAACGTACAGATACCTGatcaaaatgagcaagttaTCATAGCCGCTTTCACCAACGGGTTGATTGCGGGAATCTTCAACACCGAAATACATCGAGACTACCCCCGCACACTTCGGAAACTTTGGGAACAAGTTGACCAAGGAATCCAAAGTGAGGACGTGAATCGCATGAAGCGGAAGGCCCAAGCAGCCCGTACCGGGCAAGAATCCCGGAGGAGAAAGGACACCGGCCGAGCTGAACAAGGCCCCGGCAGCTCATCCAGCCAGTTCCGAGACCGCCGAAGCGTCTTCGATCGGATCGTGAAGGGGAGGTCGTCCACCTCGGATGCCGAGCTGACACCCCTCAATTCCAGCCGATCCCATGTTTTGGCTGTGATGAGGCAGAACCACCTCGGTCGAACTCCTCCTGAGATCCCAGGAAGAAGGGATAAGAGGAATTCCAACCTCTACTGTGCCTACCACCGAGATGTGGGGCACGAGACCGAAGACTGTAATGACTTGAAACGAGAAATTGAAAATCTGATCCGACAAGGATACCTGAAGCAATTCATCCGTAAAGATGGGGGCTTCAACCGAAGCGCCTCCCACCGGGAGAGCCGAGATCCTCACCGAGAAGACAGGCGGGACACTAAGTTTCAATGCCGAGATCCCGAGGACCGAAAGGGGGATCAGAGGCCTCCACGCGACGGATCACCAGGCTACGGCCCAAATATTGTCGGGGTGATCAACACCATCTCGGGTGGCCCCACGGGAGGAGACAGCCAGAACTCCCGAAAAAGGACCTACCGCCAAACCAGTATGGAGGTGGCCGAGCCAAGTTTCAAGCTGTCCGAGGATATAACCTATGGTCCCCGTGACCCTGTACCCGCCGCCTCCAGTAATCACGAGACCCTCGTGATCGAGATCattactaataattatatagtCAAAAAGGTCTATGTTGACCCCGAAAGCTCGGTAGACGTCCTGTACTACCGAACTTTCGAGAGTTTGAAGCTGACCCGGGAGCAATTCACTCCGGTCAGAACTCCCCTTGTCGGTTTCGGGGGACACGTCGTCCACCCGGAGGGCATGGTGACCCTGATGGTAACTATCGGGTGTCATCCACGCTGCCGAACTGTGCTTGTCAGTTTTGCGGTGGTCAAAGCAGACTCCCCCTACAACATGCTGATAGGCCGGCCCACGCTCAACGCCTTGAGAGCCGTATACTCCACCTACCACCTGAGTTTTAAATTCTCAACACCTGCGggggtggccga